A region of the Chryseobacterium gotjawalense genome:
TTATACCAGTTGTCTGAAGGAAGAATAAATCACTAAAAAATAAATCTGATAAGTAATATGATAAATATCGTTCTATTCGGTCCTCCAGGAAGTGGAAAAGGTACGCAGGCGCAGAATTTGATTGAGAAATTCAATTTAAAACAAATTTCTACCGGTGACTTATTCCGCTACAATATGAAAAACAACACCGAATTAGGTGAATTGGCAAAATCATATATCGACAGAGGCGAATTGGTTCCGGACCAAGTGACCATCGATATGCTGACCGATGAATTGAAAAAACCATGTGACGCACAGGGATTTATTTTCGACGGATTCCCAAGAACAGCCACCCAAACAGAAGCTTTGGAAAAAATTGTTAAAGAAATTTTAAACAGCGAGATTAACATCTGCCTTTCTTTAATTGTAGAGGATAAAGTTTTGGTGGAGCGGCTTTTGAAAAGAGGGGAAACCAGTGGAAGAACAGATGATTCCAATCAGGAAATTATCAGCAACAGAATTAAAGAATATTACGCAAAAACTGCAGAAGTTGCCGAGTTGTACAAACAACAGGGGAAATATGTAGAAGTAAACGGAGTTGGAGCCATTGATGAAATCTCTGAAAATCTCTTTGCGGAAGTAGAAAAAATAAAA
Encoded here:
- a CDS encoding adenylate kinase, coding for MINIVLFGPPGSGKGTQAQNLIEKFNLKQISTGDLFRYNMKNNTELGELAKSYIDRGELVPDQVTIDMLTDELKKPCDAQGFIFDGFPRTATQTEALEKIVKEILNSEINICLSLIVEDKVLVERLLKRGETSGRTDDSNQEIISNRIKEYYAKTAEVAELYKQQGKYVEVNGVGAIDEISENLFAEVEKIK